AAGCGATGCTCCGATGGTGGCACCAGGGTGTATATCGATGCCGGTTTTCTCGTGGGCGTACTCGGTCACCATACGGGGAAGCAGCGGAACACCCTGTCCATGAAACCAATTGGCAATGCGGTAACAGGACATGGCCAGAAAGCCGGGATAGGTCGAAATCACTTCATCCACACTGGCAGCCGCCGGATCTCCGTCGTATAAAGCAGTGGCATCGTCGAGCAGTTGCTGGTGGATGGAAGGCAACTGATGGAAGAATTCACGCGTCACTGCCCCGGGAGAAGGAATCAACGGTTCCATCACAAAGGCAATCTGACTGGCAAGATGGTCCAGTTCACGTGCCACATCCTCACCCGACAGGGGATCGCCATCACCATGCTGTGGAAACAACAACCTCAGCAACCACTCAATGGTTGAAATGACCACCGGACGCTGGATTCCCATGCCATGAACCGACTGATGATAGCCGGCTAACTGCTGAACCAATCCGGAAGTAATAGTGGGGGTGTCGGTAACGCTCATTTATCTGTACTTTGATGTCAAAATTAAAAAGCGCTTCTACGAGTTCCAAACAGAGGGTAAAAAAATCTTAAGTATTTGACTTCAGGTGATTTTTCATGGCCTGCTTCTGGTCATCCGTCAGATGGACAGATACCGAGTCAGCCGGATCGGGTCCGTTCCGGATCAGGTGCCTGATCTGTTTAAGCTGGCGTGCGTAGGCCTGGCAGGCTTTGCAGGAAAGGTGATGCGCAAAAAGACGAAGGCGGGTTCCAACTGGCAGGCGGCCATCCAGAGCGCGGGAAGCCAGAAGTGTGCTTTCTCTGCAGGATCCGATAAAGCGCAGCCAAAGTGATCTGATCATGTTTAAAGATACCTACTTTTCAGGAAACAGTTTTCGATCCTGTCTTTTCTGATAGCTACCCACCTCACGTTAAGGTTTGGTTGTGATGATATGGGTTCATAATAAACAGTTGGTCGCTCAATATAACGAAAAATTACAGAACAGATTGGAGGTTCCGTCTGGCATGTCATTGAATCATCATTTTTCATCATGGTTCTGTCTGGCAGGATGAAACAACCTGTAAAAAAGAGCGTCTGATCCTGAAATACACGACCTTGAAGAAAAATTGAAAGAGTTTATGGATAAAAAACCTTACTCGCTTGGCGAAGAAATTGCCAATAGCGTCACGCATGGAATCGGTGTGGCCCTGGCCATTGCCGGACTTGTGATTCTGATTGTCGTCGCTGCGGTGAATGGAACCACCATCCACGTGGTCAGTTTCACCATTTTCGGGGTGTCATTGATTGCCCTGTATCTGGCTTCCACCTTGTACCATGCCATCACCAATCCCCGTGCGAAGGCTTTTCTGAAGGTGGTTGATCATTCGGCGATTTTCATTCTCATTGCCGGAACCTACACGCCGTTCATGCTTGCCTTTGTGGGCGGGGCATGGGGATGGAGCATATTCGGGGTGATCTGGGGGCTGGCCATCACCGGCATTATTCTGAAACTGTTTCTCATTCACCAGATGAAATGGGTGTCGCCGGTGATTTACCTGGGAATGGGTTGGCTGTGTGTCATTGCCTTTCCTCAGATCATGAACAGCATTCCCAACCACAGTCTCATTTTACTCTTTTCGGGTGGATTGACGTATTCGCTTGGCGTGATTTTCTATGTGATCAAGCGCATTCCATACTTCCACTCGGTCTGGCATTTGT
The window above is part of the Bacteroidota bacterium genome. Proteins encoded here:
- a CDS encoding serine acetyltransferase, whose amino-acid sequence is MSVTDTPTITSGLVQQLAGYHQSVHGMGIQRPVVISTIEWLLRLLFPQHGDGDPLSGEDVARELDHLASQIAFVMEPLIPSPGAVTREFFHQLPSIHQQLLDDATALYDGDPAAASVDEVISTYPGFLAMSCYRIANWFHGQGVPLLPRMVTEYAHEKTGIDIHPGATIGASLCIDHGTGIVIGETSVIGNHVKLYQGVTLGALSVDKSQSQTKRHPTLEDRVVVYAGATILGGSTTIGHDSVIGGNVWLTESVAPFSVVYHKSEVRIRNSREIAPILDFQI
- a CDS encoding hemolysin III family protein encodes the protein MDKKPYSLGEEIANSVTHGIGVALAIAGLVILIVVAAVNGTTIHVVSFTIFGVSLIALYLASTLYHAITNPRAKAFLKVVDHSAIFILIAGTYTPFMLAFVGGAWGWSIFGVIWGLAITGIILKLFLIHQMKWVSPVIYLGMGWLCVIAFPQIMNSIPNHSLILLFSGGLTYSLGVIFYVIKRIPYFHSVWHLFVLGGSIQHYLAIVLAV